In Streptomyces sp. DG2A-72, one genomic interval encodes:
- a CDS encoding transporter substrate-binding domain-containing protein, producing MITVLGRRARILAATTATAGLVLVAGCSSDDDGASGTQTAAGGVTLVKGGQITTCTHLPYPPFQSEIDGKVQGFDVSLIDLVAGDLGVKQNIVDQPFENFKTGGSLNADQCDLAAAGMTITEERKKNVDFSDPYFEATQAVLVDKKSGIKSFAELKGKKVGAQAQTTGEDYAKSKGLDPVSFESSDAVLNGLRTGQVEAVVIDYPVVQGWLKDKANAAAFDVAEQINTGEQYGFSVKKGNTKLVDAIDKALADAKADGTYKKLYEQWIGPYDESAASPSAS from the coding sequence GTGATCACGGTCCTCGGGCGCCGGGCCCGCATTCTGGCCGCCACCACCGCGACGGCCGGGCTGGTGCTCGTGGCCGGCTGCTCATCGGACGACGACGGCGCGAGCGGCACGCAGACCGCCGCCGGCGGGGTCACCCTGGTCAAGGGCGGGCAGATCACCACCTGCACGCACCTGCCGTACCCGCCGTTCCAGTCGGAGATCGACGGCAAGGTGCAGGGCTTCGACGTCTCCCTGATCGACCTGGTCGCGGGGGACCTGGGCGTCAAGCAGAACATCGTCGACCAGCCCTTCGAGAACTTCAAGACCGGCGGCTCCCTCAACGCCGACCAGTGCGACCTGGCCGCGGCCGGCATGACCATCACCGAGGAGCGCAAGAAGAACGTCGACTTCTCGGACCCGTACTTCGAGGCCACCCAGGCCGTGCTGGTCGACAAGAAGAGCGGCATCAAGTCCTTCGCGGAGCTCAAGGGCAAGAAGGTCGGCGCCCAGGCGCAGACCACCGGCGAGGACTACGCCAAGAGCAAGGGCCTCGACCCGGTCTCCTTCGAGTCCTCCGACGCCGTCCTCAACGGCCTGCGCACCGGCCAGGTCGAGGCCGTCGTCATCGACTACCCGGTCGTCCAGGGCTGGCTGAAGGACAAGGCCAACGCCGCCGCCTTCGACGTCGCCGAGCAGATCAACACCGGTGAGCAGTACGGCTTCTCGGTGAAGAAGGGCAACACCAAGCTCGTCGACGCCATCGACAAGGCGCTCGCGGACGCCAAGGCGGACGGGACGTACAAGAAGCTGTACGAGCAGTGGATCGGCCCGTACGACGAGTCCGCGGCCTCCCCGTCCGCCTCATGA